The Helianthus annuus cultivar XRQ/B chromosome 16, HanXRQr2.0-SUNRISE, whole genome shotgun sequence genome includes a window with the following:
- the LOC110917373 gene encoding eukaryotic translation initiation factor 5B: MGKKKTVARDEENVGGAGKSRKKAVVIDDDEYSIGTEMSEEKSVQGEENVAPVAGKKKGKKGKNTRLNEDAEDVDDGDDGLEIQFAGKKKSKPKGKKGGNSFAASGFALLGDEDADENVTKDEEDDDVSEEDVSVVFGGKKKSSKAKKGGSLFTGSAFDAIGDDDDDDDLELKQQSDQEDDEDEEPVISFTGKKKSSKANKKPSGSVFSMLDDGENDNESEEDAPITFTGKKKSSKSSKKKNIPSDNEDVSVSGLSVEDAADHDEEDSSTIKFSGKKKPSKKKNTNTVDEREQVPEQASKESVAPETSKNKKKKKKGGRTAQEEDDLDKILAELGEAPAPAAVPPFSAVEPPQEEKVQPQAEPVVDEDGEKDGNEEAVESAAAKKKKKKKEKEKEKKAAAAGKTTATPVVEEKPVESKGKVPDKKVPKHVREMQERLARLKEAEEKKKREEEEKLRKEEEERLRKEEEERQAEERKRLKKEREKEKMLKKKQEGKLLTAKQKAEAQRLELMRNQFLAKTGGLPQPTGETTTHAPTKRPKYVTKKSKPQQHANGKSFTSIQDDNVSELGSVDADKADDVDTENVEEKTEAPAVEQESGNKEDDESDEEWDAKSWDGADLKLPGVSAFGDEEEAAEPEPEPEPAPVVKKDVKTKEVPQNQPAPVVANKGKQKAVNGKKEDKEEEEGEKTLRSPICCIMGHVDTGKTKLLDCIRRTNVQEGEAGGITQQIGATYIPADNIRERTKELKADAKLNVPGLLVIDTPGHESFKNLRSRGSGLCDIAILVVDIMHGLEPQTIESLNLLRMRNTEFIVALNKVDRLYGWKVCRNAPIGKAMKLQSRDVQLEFEHRLTQIITQFKEQGINTELYSKNKERGETYSIVPTSAISGEGIPEMLLLLVQWAQKTMVEKLTYSNEIQCTVLEVKVIEGLGTTIDVVLVNGVLREGDEIVVCGFQGPIHTTIRSLLTPHPMKELRVKGAYIHHKEIKAAQGIKITGQNLEHAVAGTALYVVGPDDDVDEIKESVMDDMRNVMSRIDKSGEGVYVQASTLGSLEALLEFLKTPVVSIPVSGIGIGPVHKKDVMKASVMLEKKKEYATILAFDVKVTPEARELADDIGVKIFIADIIYHLFDQFKAYIDNLKEEKKREAAEDAVFPCVLQIMPNCVFNKKDPIILGVDVIEGILKIGTPICIPQRDFIDIGRISSIENNHKPVDYAKKGQKVAIKITGSNAEEQQKMFGRHFEMEDELVSHITRNSIDVLKANYRDELSNEEWKLVVKLKHLFKIQ, translated from the exons ATGGGGAAAAAGAAGACGGTAGCTCGTGACGAGGAGAACGTTGGGGGTGCGGGTAAGTCGAGAAAGAAAGCTGTGGTAATTGATGATGATGAGTATTCGATCGGAACGGAAATGTCAGAGGAGAAGTCGGTTCAGGGAGAGGAGAACGTGGCGCCGGTCGCTGGTAAGAAAAAGGGGAAGAAGGGTAAGAATACGCGACTGAATGAGGATGCTGAAGATGTTGATGATGGGGATGACGGTTTGGAGATTCAGTTTGCTGGTAAGAAGAAATCGAAGCCGAAGGGGAAAAAGGGTGGGAATTCGTTTGCTGCTTCGGGTTTTGCATTGCTTGGTGACGAAGATGCGGATGAGAATGTGACTaaggatgaagaagatgatgatgttagCGAGGAAGATGTTAGTGTCGTGTTTGGTGGAAAAAAGAAGTCGTCGAAGGCGAAAAAGGGTGGTAGTTTGTTTACGGGTTCAGCATTTGATGCAattggggatgatgatgatgatgatgatttagaaTTAAAACAACAATCggatcaagaagatgatgaagatgaggaGCCAGTTATTTCCTTTACCGGGAAGAAGAAATCGTCTAAAGCAAATAAGAAACCGAGTGGTAGCGTCTTTTCAATGCTTGATGATGGAGAGAATGATAACGAAAGTGAAGAAGATGCGCCCATTACCTTCACGGGAAAGAAAAAGTCTAGCAAGTCATCAAAGAAGAAAAACATTCCATCTGATAATGAGGATGTTTCGGTCTCGGGATTGAGTGTTGAAGATGCTGCTGATCATGATGAAGAAGATTCTTCTACGATCAAGTTTTCTGGTAAAAAAAAGCCATCCAAGAAGAAAAACACTAACACCGTTGACGAACGTGAACAAGTACCAGAACAAGCTAGCAAAGAGTCAGTTGCTCCGGAAACTTCcaagaataaaaagaagaaaaagaaaggtgGAAGAACGGCTCAAGAAGAGGACGACCTTGACAAAATTCTTGCAGAACTCGGTGAAGCTCCCGCTCCCGCCGCAGTTCCCCCATTTTCCGCTGTAGAACCGCCACAAGAGGAGAAGGTTCAACCTCAGGCTGAACCAGTGGTTGATGAAGATGGTGAAAAGGATGGAAATGAAGAGGCTGTTGAGTCTGCAGCGgctaaaaagaagaaaaagaagaaggaaaaagaaaaagaaaagaaggcTGCTGCTGCAGGAAAGACTACTGCAACCCCTGTTGTAGAGGAAAAGCCAGTAGAATCAAAGGGTAAAGTACCCGATAAGAAGGTTCCAAAGCATGTTAGAGAGATGCAAGAAAGACTTGCAAGACTTAAAGAAgcagaagagaaaaagaaaagggAAGAAGAAGAGAAGTTAAGAAAGGAAGAAGAGGAACGCTTACGTAAAGAAGAAGAGGAACGCCAAGCAGAAGAAAGAAAGCGCTTGAAAAAAGAACGAGAAAAAGaaaaaatgttgaaaaagaaACAAGAAGGGAAACTTTTGACCGCAAAACAGAAGGCAGAAGCTCAGCGGTTGGAGTTAATGCGGAATCAATTTCTCGCTAAAACGGGTGGTCTGCCGCAACCGACCGGAGAAACTACTACTCATGCACCCACAAAACGACCCAAGTATGTAACGAAGAAATCAAAGCCACAACAGCATGCGAACGGGAAATCCTTTACTTCCATCCAGGACGACAATGTCTCTGAACTCGGTTCTGTAGATGCTGACAAGGCTGATGACGTGGACACGGAGAACGTGGAGGAGAAAACCGAGGCTCCTGCTGTTGAACAAGAGAGCGGGAACAAAGAAGACGATGAGTCAGATGAGGAATGGGATGCAAAGAGTTGGGACGGTGCTGATCTCAAACTGCCAGGTGTCAGTGCGTTTGGTGACGAGGAGGAAGCTGCAGAACCCGAACCCGAACCGGAACCCGCACCTGTAGTTAAAAAAGATGTTAAGACCAAGGAAGTGCCTCAAAACCAGCCCGCACCAGTTGTCGCAAACAAAGGTAAACAAAAAGCTGTTAATGGTAAAAAGGAAGataaggaagaagaagaaggtgaAAAGACGCTTCGGTCTCCAATTTGCTGCATTATGGGTCATGTCGATACTGGAAAAACCAAGTTGCTTGATTGTATTAGAAGGACTAACGTTCAAGAAGGTGAGGCTGGTGGAATCACTCAACAAATTGGTGCCACCTATATTCCTGCTGATAACATTCGTGAGAGAACAAAAGAGTTAAAAGCAGATGCAAAACTTAACGTCCCTGGTTTATTGGTTATTGATACACCTGGGCATGAGTCTTTCAAGAACTTAAGGTCTCGGGGTTCTGGTTTATGTGATATTGCCATTTTGGTTGTTGACATTATGCATGGCTTGGAACCGCAAACCATTGAGTCGCTAAACCTTTTAAGAATGAGGAATACTGAATTTATCGTCGCCCTGAATAAG GTTGACAGATTATACGGGTGGAAAGTATGCCGAAACGCACCAATTGGGAAGGCAATGAAACTGCAATCTAGGGATGTTCAACTCGAATTCGAACATAGGCTCACTCAG ATAATTACACAATTTAAGGAGCAAGGAATTAATACTGAATTGTACAGCAAGAACAAAGAACGGGGGGAAACTTATAGTATCGTACCCACTAGTGCTATCAG TGGTGAAGGCATACCAGAAATGTTATTACTACTCGTCCAGTGGGCTCAGAAGACAATGGTTGAAAAACTAACATACAGCAATGAAATTCAG TGTACGGTATTGGAGGTTAAAGTCATAGAAGGTCTTGGAACTACCATTGATGTGGTATTGGTTAACGGTGTGCTTCGTGAAGGAGACGAGATTGTTGTTTGTGGCTTTCAG GGACCGATTCATACCACAATTCGTTCCTTATTGACTCCCCATCCCATGAAAGAACTTCGAGTAAAG GGAGCCTACATTCATCACAAGGAAATCAAAGCTGCACAAGGGATCAAAATTACTGGACAG AATCTTGAGCACGCAGTGGCGGGAACCGCTCTATATGTGGTGGGGCCAGATGATGACGTGGATGAGATCAAAGAATCAGTGATGGACGATATGAGGAATGTAATGAGTAGAATCGATAAAAGCGGCGAAGGAGTTTACGTGCAAGCATCTACTCTCGGATCACTAGAAGCATTACTCGAGTTTCTAAAAACACCGGTTGTCAGCATACCCGTTAGTGGTATAGGTATAGGTCCCGTACATAAAAAAGATGTTATGAAGGCTAGTGTGATGCtagaaaagaagaaagagtatGCGACAATTTTGGCTTTTGATGTTAAAGTGACCCCAGAGGCCCGGGAGCTTGCTGATGATATCGGTGTCAAGATTTTTATAGCTGATATTATTTACCACCTGTTTGATCAATTTAAGGCGTATATCGATAATCttaaagaagaaaagaaaagagaaGCTGCTGAAGATGCCGTGTTTCCATGTGTTCTCCAGATTATGCCGAACTGTGTGTTCAACAAGAAGGATCCAATTATTCTGGGTGTCGATGTTATTGAGGGCATCCTTAAG ATTGGAACTCCAATTTGCATTCCTCAGAGGGATTTTATTGATATTGGGCGGATCTCGTCCATCGAGAATAACCACAAGCCTGTCGACTATGCCAAGAAAGGACAGAAGGTGGCTATCAAG ATAACGGGAAGCAATGCTGAGGAGCAGCAAAAAATGTTCGGGAGACATTTTGAGATGGAGGACGAACTTGTCAGCCACATCACAAGAAACTCCATCGATGTCTTAAAGGCCAATTATCGG GATGAGTTGAGCAACGAAGAATGGAAGTTGGTGGTCAAACTGAAACATCTTTTCAAGATTCAATGA